A single window of Nematostella vectensis chromosome 4, jaNemVect1.1, whole genome shotgun sequence DNA harbors:
- the LOC125561783 gene encoding solute carrier family 22 member 6-B-like → MATAKKFTVSLVYFGFDLYTTQLPGSIYFNYFIMNLIDIPVLAFSWFVLYKYGRRLSYFGFMVFAGVASFIVTGLPSEYGTATTALAIIGRSLVWSQFNSIYIITGELFPTVIRNTAMGLASLFARVGAILSPFIVMVAQLPGLSITLPVTIFGVLALGSAVASLWLPETMNADMHQTINEAESAKEDFGIPCLKRREANVVELDDMRGDDVTQAEQDVNA, encoded by the exons ATGGCAaccgccaaaaa GTTCACAGTATCTCTGGTGTACTTCGGGTTTGATCTGTACACCACGCAGCTCCCAGGAAGTATCTACTTCAACTACTTTATCATGAATCTTATCGACATCCCAGTACTCGCCTTTAGTTGGTTTGTTCTGTACAA GTATGGACGGCGTCTTTCGTACTTCGGTTTCATGGTCTTCGCTGGGGTCGCCTCGTTCATTGTAACTGGTCTACCTTCCG AGTACGGCACGGCTACCACAGCTTTAGCAATCATTGGCCGCTCGCTCGTGTGGAGTCAGTTCAACAGCATTTATATCATTACTGGAGAACTTTTTCCTACTGTGATCAG AAACACGGCCATGGGTCTCGCGTCCCTCTTCGCTCGTGTCGGTGCCATTCTTTCCCCATTCATCGTCATGGTG GCTCAGCTACCAGGCCTTAGCATCACTCTCCCAGTGACTATATTTGGAGTGCTCGCTCTAGGCTCTGCGGTAGCCTCGCTCTGGCTCCCAGAGACTATGAACGCTGACATGCACCAGACGATTAACGAGGCCGAGAGCGCCAAAGAGGATTTTGGGATACCTTGTTTGAAACGGAGGGAAGCAAACGTGGTGGAGCTAGATGACATGCGCGGGGATGACGTCACCCAGGCTGAACAAGACGTCAACGCGTAG
- the LOC5519707 gene encoding organic cation transporter-like protein, which yields MDSSEKEKLRGNRREFDEVFKIVREFGMYQFGLYMLCCTAQIPLSQMFQQSLFAFGSPMFHCDDANTTCPPSKCCDNCTTYAFDGPFTSTVSEWNLLCDRAYLGAGIQSSFFAGMLIGSLLSGWLADACGRRTCMYLSAAFMGAFSLAQSLADCMSLLMLMRFGVGFSLAGLMLTEFVYLVEMVGPGVRTHVGKTYGVFWKFGAWISVLLSYLVRDWRLMVLIGSLPIFYIFAFWRVFPETARWLMAHDKLEESLAVLTKCGPKKKTASSTSMLCALYWRKSGRTKKSARGD from the exons ATGGATTCCAGCGAGAAAGAGAAGTTGCGCGGGAATCGTCGCGAATTCGACGAAGTCTTCAAGATAGTTCGTGAGTTTGGCATGTATCAGTTTGGGTTGTACATGCTGTGCTGTACGGCTCAGATCCCCTTGTCACAAATGTTCCAGCAGTCCCTGTTTGCGTTTGGCTCGCCAATGTTTCACTGTGATGATGCCAACACTACATGCCCCCCTTCCAAGTGTTGCGATAACTGTACCACGTACGCCTTCGACGGGCCCTTCACGAGTACTGTGTCTGAG TGGAATCTGCTGTGTGACCGCGCCTACTTGGGAGCTGGTATCCAGTCTAGCTTCTTCGCCGGTATGCTCATAGGATCACTGCTGAGCGGTTGGCTTGCGGACGCATGTGGTCGACGGACTTGTATGTACCTTAGCGCCGCATTTATG GGAGCGTTCAGCTTGGCCCAGTCCCTCGCGGACTGCATGTCCTTGCTTATGCTGATGCGGTTCGGAGTGGGCTTTTCCCTGGCTGGACTTATGCTGACGGAGTTCGTATACTTGGTGGAGATGGTAGGACCGGGGGTTCGGACACACGTAGGCAAGACCTACGGGGTTTTCTGGAAGTTTGGTGCTTGGATCAGCGTACTTCTCTCGTACCTCGTCCGTGATTGGAGGCTTATGGTTTTGATCGGGAGCCTGCCAATATTCTACATATTCGCTTTTTGGAG GGTATTTCCAGAAACAGCCCGCTGGCTCATGGCACACGATAAGCTGGAGGAGTCACTTGCAGTGCTCACAAAATGTGggcctaaaaaaaaaacagcgagCTCGACCAGCATGCTTTGCGCACTTTACTGGAGGAAATCAGGCAGGACGAAAAAGAGCGCGAGGGGGGACTAG
- the LOC5519708 gene encoding phospholipase A2 isozymes PA3A/PA3B/PA5 yields MAVLRLLFLTAAVLLYEFSCFGVNTGPKRAVRSIFPGTNWCGSGNDAKNFDDLGEFNKTDQCCREHDYCPNWIPPFERKFDFFNFSPFTLLDCKCETRLFNCLWGVDDEQAAIFVGRMYFNYIKLKCFNLVEVKTCTKSRFSWNKFKRICIQSQSKLVARTVPLLMRFDKAFWSSSIIHPISSTNTSIQHTVNSTVQSSLNYSRSNF; encoded by the exons ATGGCCGTGTTACGATTGCTTTTTTTGACAGCAGCTGTTTTGCTCTATGAATTTTCGTGTTTTGGGGTGAACACAGGTCCAAAGCGAGCTGTGCGATCAATTTTCCCCGGCACGAATTGGTGTGGTAGCGGAAATGATGCCAAGAACTTTGACGATTTGG GCGAATTCAACAAAACCGACCAATGCTGTCGGGAGCATGACTACTGCCCAAACTGGATCCCTCCTTTTGAACGGAAGTTCGACTTTTTTAACTTCTCCCCGTTCACATTACTGGACTGTAAATGTGAGACTCGACTATTCAACTGTTTGTGGGGCGTGGACGACGAGCAAGCGGCAATCTTTGTGGGAAGGATGTACTTTAATTATATTAAG TTGAAGTGTTTTAATCTGGTTGAAGTAAAAACGTGCACTAAGTCACGCTTCAGCTGGAACAAGTTCAAGAGAATCTGCATACAGAGCCAGTCCAAGTTGGTCGCTCGCACTGTGCCTCTGCTAATGAGGTTTGATAAGGCCTTCTGGTCCTCCAGTATTATCCACCCGATATCTTCAACGAACACGTCAATACAGCACACGGTGAACTCGACCGTCCAAAGTTCTCTGAATTATTCCAGATCAAACTTTTAG
- the LOC116603361 gene encoding keratin-associated protein 5-1 isoform X2: MAPTVPPTPNAISVSEPVLSTAAIVMIAVGGYVVLVVIVLLIRLCLKNQGVSLCPAWVSETCCSCCNKNEDESSCCGACLVSFAEACDCTTPSKKSCMDAVCPSKQWCNENVCCCLYAGPDGQCCQDCQGPECGCGDCNCACNCNLPDCSTINCICFEIKLN; the protein is encoded by the exons atggcgccTACCGTACCA CCCACCCCAAATGCTATATCAGTGTCTGAGCCAGTTCTATCGACAGCAGCCATTGTGATGATAGCCGTTGGAGGCTACGTTGTACTTGTTGTTATAGTTCTACTTATAAGGCTGTGTTTAAAG AACCAGGGAGTGAGCCTGTGTCCTGCCTGGGTCTCTGAGACATGCTGTAGTTGTTGTAACAAAAATGAGGATGAGAGCAGCTGCTGTGGTGCATGTTTGGTGTCATTTGCCGAGGCTTGTGACTGCACCACACCCAGTAAGAAGTCATGTATGGACGCAGTTTGTCCAAGTAAACAG TGGTGCAACGAGAATGTCTGCTGCTGTCTGTATGCTGGGCCGGATGGGCAGTGTTGTCAGGATTGTCAAGGACCCGAGTGTGGG tGTGGGGACTGCAACTGTGCTTGCAATTGTAACCTTCCAGACTGCAGCACCATTAACTGTATCTGCTTTGAGATCAAGCTCAACTAA
- the LOC116603361 gene encoding keratin-associated protein 5-1 isoform X1 yields MASKEARGCLSKPTPNAISVSEPVLSTAAIVMIAVGGYVVLVVIVLLIRLCLKNQGVSLCPAWVSETCCSCCNKNEDESSCCGACLVSFAEACDCTTPSKKSCMDAVCPSKQWCNENVCCCLYAGPDGQCCQDCQGPECGCGDCNCACNCNLPDCSTINCICFEIKLN; encoded by the exons ATGGCTAGTAAGGAAGCAAGAGGTTGTTTATCAAAG CCCACCCCAAATGCTATATCAGTGTCTGAGCCAGTTCTATCGACAGCAGCCATTGTGATGATAGCCGTTGGAGGCTACGTTGTACTTGTTGTTATAGTTCTACTTATAAGGCTGTGTTTAAAG AACCAGGGAGTGAGCCTGTGTCCTGCCTGGGTCTCTGAGACATGCTGTAGTTGTTGTAACAAAAATGAGGATGAGAGCAGCTGCTGTGGTGCATGTTTGGTGTCATTTGCCGAGGCTTGTGACTGCACCACACCCAGTAAGAAGTCATGTATGGACGCAGTTTGTCCAAGTAAACAG TGGTGCAACGAGAATGTCTGCTGCTGTCTGTATGCTGGGCCGGATGGGCAGTGTTGTCAGGATTGTCAAGGACCCGAGTGTGGG tGTGGGGACTGCAACTGTGCTTGCAATTGTAACCTTCCAGACTGCAGCACCATTAACTGTATCTGCTTTGAGATCAAGCTCAACTAA